A single window of Flavobacterium aestivum DNA harbors:
- the gldJ gene encoding gliding motility lipoprotein GldJ, translating to MKVIKSIALKTMLALTLVVGLASCSKKSKSDSTSRGTGWNVSSAKGGFKNASSHKEQETGPGLVFIEGGTFTKGLIQDDVMHDWNNVPNQQHVMSFYMDETEVTNLMYLEYLEWLKKVYPPTEENYKNIYEGASPDTLVWRNRLGYNETMTNNYLRHPAYANYPVVGVNWVQAVEFSRWRTERVNEAILEKNGYLKKNAKSLDVSAESNFSTETYLAAPTLTYGGNEEIVLKAKGARKGPKPDKNGKVVEEKNVYAQRSTGILLPEYRLPTESEWEYAAAADVGQREYNIYKGQKKYPWSGSYTRSGKRSNKGFQLANFKQGNGDYGGIAGWSDDGADITNEVKKYPANDFGLYDMAGNVAEWVADVYRPIVDVETNDFNYFRGNVYTKNKIGKDGKLDVITSQNIVYDTLSNGKLVAKRLAGEIAQVPVDDNETYLRQNFSTSDNINYRDGDKQSTKFYKFGGADADKGKMTEKEAMYNAPKHNVKIDSLGNMERKYDKSSKRTTLINDAVRVYKGGSWRDRAYWLDPAQRRFFPQDMATDYIGFRCAMSRVGSKSNSKKSPRN from the coding sequence ATGAAAGTAATTAAAAGCATAGCCTTAAAAACGATGTTAGCCCTAACATTAGTCGTGGGTTTAGCAAGCTGTAGCAAAAAATCTAAATCCGACAGCACCTCAAGAGGAACTGGGTGGAATGTAAGTAGTGCAAAAGGCGGTTTCAAAAATGCATCAAGCCACAAAGAACAAGAAACAGGACCAGGATTGGTTTTTATCGAAGGAGGAACCTTTACTAAAGGATTAATCCAAGATGACGTAATGCACGATTGGAACAATGTACCAAACCAACAACATGTAATGTCATTTTACATGGATGAAACTGAAGTTACCAACTTAATGTATCTTGAATATTTAGAATGGTTGAAAAAAGTATACCCTCCAACAGAAGAAAACTACAAAAACATCTATGAAGGAGCTTCACCAGACACATTAGTTTGGAGAAACAGATTGGGTTATAATGAAACTATGACAAACAATTACTTAAGACATCCTGCTTATGCAAACTACCCTGTAGTTGGTGTAAACTGGGTTCAAGCAGTTGAGTTTAGCAGATGGAGAACTGAACGTGTAAACGAAGCTATCCTAGAAAAAAATGGTTATTTAAAGAAAAACGCTAAATCATTAGATGTTTCTGCAGAAAGCAATTTTAGTACAGAAACATATTTAGCTGCACCAACACTTACTTACGGTGGTAACGAAGAAATCGTTTTAAAAGCAAAAGGAGCTAGAAAAGGTCCTAAACCTGATAAAAACGGTAAAGTTGTTGAAGAAAAAAATGTATACGCGCAAAGATCAACTGGTATCCTTTTACCAGAATACAGACTACCTACAGAGTCTGAGTGGGAATATGCAGCTGCTGCAGATGTTGGACAAAGAGAGTACAATATCTATAAAGGTCAAAAGAAATATCCTTGGTCTGGAAGTTATACACGTTCTGGAAAAAGATCTAACAAAGGATTCCAATTGGCTAACTTCAAGCAAGGAAATGGAGATTACGGTGGAATTGCTGGATGGTCTGATGACGGAGCTGACATTACTAATGAAGTAAAAAAATACCCTGCTAATGATTTTGGTTTATATGACATGGCTGGAAACGTAGCAGAATGGGTTGCTGATGTATACAGACCTATTGTAGATGTTGAAACAAATGACTTTAACTACTTCAGAGGTAACGTTTACACTAAAAACAAAATTGGAAAAGACGGAAAACTTGATGTTATCACAAGCCAAAATATAGTATATGATACTTTAAGCAATGGTAAATTAGTAGCTAAAAGATTAGCTGGTGAAATTGCTCAAGTTCCAGTTGACGATAACGAAACTTATTTAAGACAAAATTTCAGCACTAGCGACAACATCAACTACAGAGATGGTGACAAGCAATCTACTAAATTCTATAAATTTGGTGGAGCTGACGCTGACAAAGGTAAAATGACTGAAAAAGAAGCCATGTATAATGCTCCAAAGCACAATGTAAAAATTGACAGCTTAGGAAATATGGAAAGAAAATATGACAAGTCATCTAAAAGAACTACTTTAATTAATGATGCTGTTAGAGTATACAAAGGAGGATCTTGGAGAGACAGAGCTTATTGGTTAGACCCAGCTCAAAGAAGATTCTTCCCTCAAGATATGGCAACTGATTACATCGGATTCAGATGTGCAATGTCTAGAGTGGGTTCAAAATCTAATTCAAAAAAATCACCTAGAAATTAA
- the porU gene encoding type IX secretion system sortase PorU produces the protein MRNLFFSFIILLPLVAFSQAKGDVVIEWNTNSEMVFGNHVKHIPHFKGSSYYYDSNLESISYNLNLANPTVFDESNLQISNLIYESISIADLGDLKILNIPNAVNALVYSIDSRNLRQTFLKIAPIIKDNNGYKRVKSFSYNLNFGSTRKSVANKRSSSVSNSVLASGEWFRFYIEKSGVYKISKSFLQDLGLNLNGVDPRKIKIYGNGGRMLPLSNSINYPFDLTENAIQVQGENDGAFNADDYILFYGEGVDNWNDESQTNLNLYDSKSYYYITVQGGDGKRIPDMLQPSGGATLNLSTFDDYRFHEVDLVNIAHLGRQWFGEVFDVSQDQEFSFDFPNIDATVPVKINVGLASAAYTPTSFKILTNGSDLGTVSFPSLNTNSEIQYTSGFLPDNTTFAGSQNIKIRLTYNNNGVPGSKGYLDYIRLIAKSKLQGYGKQFRFQYDLSNSSLGIVNYSVSNASTISQVWDITDIYNVTKAENANQSIFSFKANLGELKKYIAIDSQDYYTPLKESKAKISNTNIKGTVFRNAQGQFQDVDYIIVTPEFLKTQAEKLANFHRKNSNLNVKVLTLENIYQEFSSGKQDISAIRNCIKYVYDNASAPDRRVQFVNLFGDASYDYKNRIVNNSNIVPIYESLKSNTMGEDSFASDDFYGLMDDSEGNIVSFFGGIDIAVGRMLVSNTIQADEMVNKVVEYYDKQSYGNWRNNYMSLADDSDKASDASLQSRQNAMADQITLQKPFLNVSKIFLDSYTQEASSGGERYPKAKSDFYNEFEKGALVFNYLGHGGEDGLSSERIWDKADSQNVSNQFKYPLFITITCEFSRFDNPSRPTAGEYIYWNPKGGAISLVTTIRSIGQFSAENFNDLFTENLLSYGSNKYVSIAEALRVSKNFNPNSATNVVLYLGDPALKLAIPKPKVTLTKVNDIPINQVIPDFKSLAKMKITGQVTDENDVPMTNFNGVLSTVMFDKMMTKTTLNNDGFSPPMSFSVLGEAIFRGNASVTNGQFEYSFIVPKDIRIPLDKGKLSFYAKKGEALEDVTGYNSSIMVGGINENAAEDNISPKVELYMNDQTFVSGGITNESPFILAFMHDESGINTAGGIGHDIVAILDGDVSNPYILNDYYQTELDDFTKGSLRFPLRNLKVGLHTLTLTVWDVYNNPTTKEIQFLVVGNEDITLSNVLNYPNPCVNYTEFWFSHNKPNEPLEVQVQVLTITGKVVWTKNQTITTPGFLSREISWNTRDDFGNKLGKGVYVYKLKVKSTLSNKRVEKFEKLVIL, from the coding sequence ATGAGAAATCTTTTTTTTTCCTTTATCATTTTGTTGCCCTTAGTTGCTTTTTCACAAGCAAAAGGAGATGTTGTAATAGAATGGAATACTAATTCTGAAATGGTTTTTGGTAATCATGTAAAACATATCCCTCATTTTAAGGGCTCTAGCTATTATTATGATTCCAATCTAGAGTCTATTTCGTATAATTTAAATCTTGCTAATCCTACTGTTTTTGATGAAAGTAATTTGCAAATTTCAAATTTGATTTATGAGAGTATTTCGATTGCTGACTTAGGTGATTTAAAGATTCTGAATATTCCTAACGCCGTAAATGCTTTAGTATACTCTATTGATTCTAGAAATTTAAGGCAGACATTTTTAAAAATAGCTCCAATTATTAAGGATAACAATGGGTATAAAAGGGTTAAATCGTTTTCATATAATCTAAATTTTGGGTCTACCAGAAAATCTGTTGCTAATAAAAGGAGTTCTTCCGTGAGTAATTCTGTTTTAGCTTCAGGTGAATGGTTTCGATTTTATATCGAAAAATCAGGAGTTTATAAAATTTCCAAAAGTTTTTTACAGGATCTCGGTCTTAATTTAAATGGAGTTGATCCTAGGAAAATAAAAATTTATGGTAATGGTGGAAGGATGCTTCCGCTTTCTAATAGTATAAATTATCCTTTTGATTTAACTGAAAACGCCATTCAGGTGCAAGGAGAAAATGATGGTGCTTTTAATGCGGATGATTATATTCTATTTTATGGAGAGGGTGTTGATAATTGGAATGATGAGAGTCAAACAAATTTAAATTTATACGATTCTAAATCATACTACTATATTACTGTGCAAGGGGGTGATGGTAAAAGAATTCCTGATATGCTTCAACCTTCAGGAGGAGCTACTTTAAATTTGTCAACTTTTGATGATTATCGATTTCATGAGGTTGATCTTGTAAATATTGCTCATTTGGGTAGACAATGGTTTGGTGAAGTTTTTGATGTTTCCCAAGATCAAGAATTTTCTTTTGATTTTCCTAATATAGATGCGACAGTTCCAGTAAAAATTAATGTAGGATTGGCTTCGGCAGCCTATACACCTACCTCTTTTAAAATTTTGACAAATGGTAGTGATTTGGGTACCGTTTCGTTTCCATCTTTAAATACGAACTCAGAAATACAATATACTTCGGGGTTTCTGCCGGATAACACAACGTTTGCAGGTTCGCAAAACATAAAAATAAGATTGACCTACAATAATAATGGCGTTCCGGGATCTAAAGGTTATCTTGATTATATTCGATTGATTGCCAAAAGTAAGCTTCAGGGATACGGGAAACAATTCCGATTTCAATATGATTTATCAAATTCGAGTTTAGGGATTGTTAATTACTCTGTTTCTAATGCATCTACGATTTCTCAAGTGTGGGATATTACGGATATTTATAATGTTACTAAAGCAGAAAATGCAAACCAAAGTATTTTTTCATTCAAAGCTAACCTTGGGGAACTGAAAAAATATATAGCTATTGATTCTCAAGATTATTATACACCTTTAAAAGAATCTAAAGCAAAAATTTCTAACACAAATATTAAAGGTACAGTTTTTAGAAATGCTCAAGGTCAGTTTCAAGATGTAGATTATATAATTGTAACTCCAGAATTTTTAAAAACACAGGCCGAAAAGTTGGCCAATTTTCATCGGAAAAATTCTAATTTGAATGTGAAGGTATTGACTTTGGAAAATATCTATCAAGAGTTTTCGTCTGGCAAACAAGATATTTCCGCTATACGAAACTGTATAAAATATGTGTATGATAATGCATCTGCCCCTGATAGAAGAGTACAATTTGTCAATCTTTTTGGAGATGCTTCATATGACTATAAAAATAGAATTGTAAATAACTCAAACATTGTACCTATATATGAGTCTTTAAAAAGTAATACTATGGGTGAAGATTCTTTTGCGTCCGATGATTTTTATGGATTAATGGATGATTCAGAAGGAAATATTGTGTCTTTTTTTGGAGGTATAGATATTGCGGTTGGTCGAATGTTGGTTAGCAATACAATTCAGGCAGATGAAATGGTTAATAAAGTAGTCGAATATTATGATAAGCAATCATATGGAAATTGGAGAAATAATTATATGTCACTTGCTGATGATTCGGATAAAGCATCAGATGCTTCTTTGCAATCAAGACAAAATGCAATGGCAGATCAGATTACTCTTCAAAAACCATTTTTGAATGTGTCTAAAATATTTCTGGATTCCTACACTCAAGAAGCTTCCTCTGGTGGAGAACGATATCCTAAAGCTAAATCGGATTTCTATAACGAATTCGAAAAAGGAGCTTTAGTTTTTAATTATTTAGGACATGGCGGAGAGGATGGATTGTCTAGTGAACGAATATGGGATAAAGCGGATAGTCAAAATGTGAGTAATCAATTCAAATACCCTTTATTTATAACTATTACTTGTGAGTTTTCTCGTTTTGATAATCCATCACGCCCAACTGCAGGAGAATATATTTATTGGAATCCAAAAGGTGGAGCTATTTCTCTGGTTACAACCATACGTTCTATAGGACAGTTTAGTGCTGAGAATTTTAATGATTTATTTACAGAAAATCTTCTGTCTTATGGTTCAAATAAATATGTATCTATAGCTGAGGCATTGAGAGTTTCTAAAAATTTCAATCCAAATTCAGCAACGAATGTTGTGCTCTATTTGGGTGATCCTGCTTTGAAATTGGCAATTCCAAAACCAAAAGTGACACTTACTAAAGTTAATGATATTCCGATCAATCAAGTAATACCTGATTTTAAATCATTGGCTAAAATGAAAATCACTGGACAAGTAACTGATGAGAATGATGTTCCGATGACTAATTTCAATGGTGTTTTGTCTACGGTTATGTTTGATAAAATGATGACTAAAACTACTTTAAATAATGATGGATTTAGCCCGCCAATGAGTTTTAGTGTATTAGGTGAAGCTATTTTTAGAGGAAATGCATCCGTTACAAATGGTCAATTTGAATATAGTTTTATAGTTCCTAAAGATATACGTATTCCGTTGGATAAAGGGAAATTAAGTTTTTATGCTAAAAAAGGAGAGGCTCTTGAGGATGTAACGGGATATAATTCGTCTATAATGGTTGGGGGGATCAATGAAAATGCTGCTGAGGACAATATAAGTCCAAAAGTAGAGTTATATATGAACGATCAGACATTTGTCTCTGGAGGAATAACAAATGAGTCGCCCTTTATTCTTGCCTTTATGCATGATGAAAGTGGTATTAATACTGCTGGAGGTATCGGGCATGATATTGTTGCAATTTTGGATGGTGATGTAAGTAATCCTTATATATTAAATGATTATTATCAAACGGAGTTGGATGATTTTACTAAAGGGAGTTTGCGATTTCCGCTTCGAAACCTTAAAGTAGGTTTGCATACATTAACTTTGACAGTTTGGGATGTGTATAATAATCCAACAACAAAAGAAATTCAGTTTTTAGTTGTTGGAAATGAAGATATAACACTGTCGAACGTATTGAATTATCCAAATCCGTGCGTTAATTATACAGAGTTTTGGTTTTCTCATAATAAACCAAATGAACCTTTGGAAGTTCAGGTTCAGGTTTTAACAATAACCGGAAAAGTAGTTTGGACTAAAAATCAGACCATTACTACACCGGGTTTTTTGTCAAGAGAAATTTCTTGGAATACTAGAGATGATTTTGGTAATAAATTAGGAAAGGGAGTTTATGTTTATAAACTTAAGGTAAAATCAACGCTATCTAATAAGAGAGTTGAAAAATTTGAAAAACTTGTAATTCTTTAA
- the cdd gene encoding cytidine deaminase translates to MKDIVITSQLTVFETIQELPEDVQNLMEKAIEVRKSAYAPYSKFRVGAAILLDNGEVVLGSNQENAAYPSGLCAERVAIFQAGAIYPEAKILKIAITAASDNSCTDTPVPPCGSCRQSIAEYETRQETPIEIYFMGEIGAIHKSASLRNLLPFIFEKKLL, encoded by the coding sequence ATGAAAGATATAGTAATCACTTCGCAATTAACAGTTTTTGAGACTATTCAAGAATTGCCAGAGGATGTCCAAAATCTGATGGAAAAAGCAATAGAGGTTAGAAAAAGTGCTTATGCGCCATATTCGAAATTTAGAGTTGGAGCTGCAATTCTTTTAGATAATGGAGAAGTTGTTCTAGGATCAAATCAAGAAAATGCTGCATATCCATCAGGATTGTGCGCAGAACGTGTCGCTATTTTTCAGGCTGGAGCTATTTATCCAGAAGCAAAAATCTTGAAAATTGCTATTACAGCTGCTTCTGACAATAGTTGTACAGATACTCCGGTTCCTCCGTGTGGATCATGCAGACAATCAATAGCTGAATATGAAACTAGACAAGAAACTCCTATTGAAATTTATTTTATGGGAGAAATAGGTGCAATTCATAAATCGGCTTCACTTAGAAACCTGCTTCCTTTTATATTTGAAAAAAAATTACTTTAA
- a CDS encoding UDP-N-acetylmuramoyl-tripeptide--D-alanyl-D-alanine ligase, whose amino-acid sequence MDIEYIHNLFLKCNSISIDTRKIESNSLFVAIKGENFDANTFAKEALEKGASYVIIDNADFFIDNRTILVKNSLETLQELAKFHRAYLKLPIIALTGSNGKTTTKELIHVVLSKKFNTKATVGNLNNHIGVPLTLLSFNSETEIGIVEMGANHKKEIEFLCELAKPDYGYITNFGKAHLEGFGGVQGVIEGKSEMYAYLSKNDKLCFINLEDPIQVEKAKTLKSYSFGINKESANLNIKSIEANPFVTINYSNIVISSHLIGLYNSNNINAAITIGKYFGVDDKAIKEALESYIPENNRSQLLTKGTNQIILDAYNANPSSMAVAIENFAQLDKPNKIAILGDMFELGTESLEEHKNIIYLLSKEEKTVCYFIGKDFYHNKIEKNNFHFYESFDQFSEILKQKSFEDKMILIKGSRGMALERTLNFIS is encoded by the coding sequence ATGGATATCGAATACATTCATAATCTGTTTTTAAAATGCAATTCTATTTCAATTGACACACGTAAGATTGAGTCCAATTCACTTTTTGTAGCTATTAAAGGTGAAAACTTTGACGCCAATACATTCGCAAAAGAAGCATTAGAAAAAGGAGCTTCCTATGTTATAATTGACAATGCCGATTTTTTTATAGACAATAGAACCATTTTAGTCAAAAATAGTTTAGAGACCTTACAAGAACTAGCAAAGTTTCACAGAGCCTATTTAAAATTACCCATAATCGCTCTAACTGGTAGCAACGGAAAGACAACAACTAAAGAACTTATTCATGTTGTACTTTCTAAAAAATTCAACACAAAAGCTACTGTTGGAAATTTAAACAACCACATCGGCGTACCTCTAACTTTGTTATCTTTTAATTCCGAAACAGAGATTGGTATTGTAGAAATGGGAGCGAATCATAAAAAAGAAATTGAATTTCTATGTGAATTAGCAAAGCCAGACTATGGATATATAACCAATTTTGGCAAAGCCCATTTAGAAGGTTTTGGCGGAGTCCAAGGAGTTATTGAAGGTAAAAGCGAAATGTATGCTTATTTATCTAAAAATGATAAATTATGCTTTATAAATCTCGAAGATCCAATTCAAGTTGAAAAAGCAAAAACTTTAAAATCTTATTCTTTTGGCATAAACAAAGAAAGCGCCAATCTCAATATTAAATCTATAGAGGCAAATCCTTTTGTCACAATTAATTATTCAAATATTGTAATTTCATCACATTTAATTGGCCTATACAACTCCAACAATATAAATGCTGCAATTACTATTGGAAAGTATTTTGGAGTTGATGATAAAGCTATAAAAGAAGCTTTAGAAAGTTATATTCCCGAAAATAACCGCTCACAATTATTAACAAAAGGCACAAACCAAATTATTCTAGATGCCTATAATGCAAACCCTAGCAGCATGGCTGTGGCAATTGAAAATTTTGCACAGTTAGACAAACCTAATAAAATTGCTATTCTTGGCGACATGTTTGAGTTAGGAACTGAGAGCTTAGAGGAACATAAAAACATCATTTATTTACTTTCAAAAGAGGAAAAGACTGTTTGTTATTTTATCGGAAAAGATTTTTATCATAATAAAATAGAGAAAAACAATTTCCATTTTTATGAAAGCTTCGATCAATTTTCGGAAATCTTAAAACAAAAAAGCTTTGAAGATAAAATGATACTTATAAAAGGCTCCAGAGGAATGGCTCTAGAGAGAACATTAAACTTTATTTCATAA
- a CDS encoding FAD-dependent oxidoreductase, translating into MEVKKAQNAEASWTICQECQGLGKKRQRLSKKARLRYQKEFDQFEKTKDEGTAPVRPKSHLNSCLNCTGSGLLHSTSHPAADKENYPHVAIIGGGIGGVALAVACLHRGIPFTLYERDNNFDARSQGYGLTLQQASKAIEGFGIFSLDEGVISTRHLVHTTEGKVIGEWGIRKWLQSDTKTSPKRTNVHIARQSLRLALLKQLGEHNAVQWGHQLIDFKKSEGNCINLNFNVNGEIKSFKADLLVGADGIRSSVRRLIIGEDITPLRYLGCIVILGICPLSALKGINSSLLDSSTVFQTANGNERIYIMPYTSDSVMWQLSFPIPEKEAKTLSAKGPQALKKEASRRTQWHDPIPQIIAMTQETQISGYPVYDRELLDSKLLTKGGQVTLIGDAAHPMSPFKGQGANQALLDALTLARGITRGCRPLSQWRKAGIRESVLTEFESEMLERSAIKVKDSADAAQFLHSEIVLHESDEPRGRCLKKKYR; encoded by the coding sequence TTGGAAGTAAAAAAAGCACAAAATGCAGAAGCAAGCTGGACTATTTGCCAGGAATGTCAAGGACTTGGAAAAAAAAGACAAAGGCTCAGCAAGAAAGCACGACTTCGTTACCAGAAAGAATTTGATCAATTTGAAAAAACTAAAGACGAAGGAACTGCACCAGTTCGTCCTAAAAGCCATCTAAATTCATGCTTAAATTGTACCGGATCCGGATTGCTTCATTCCACCAGCCACCCTGCAGCAGATAAAGAAAACTATCCACATGTCGCTATTATTGGTGGCGGTATAGGCGGAGTAGCTTTAGCAGTGGCATGTTTACACCGCGGCATTCCTTTCACTCTCTATGAACGTGATAATAACTTCGATGCCCGATCTCAAGGCTATGGACTTACTTTGCAACAAGCAAGTAAAGCAATTGAAGGATTTGGAATTTTCTCATTAGACGAAGGGGTAATTTCAACTAGACATTTGGTTCATACTACAGAAGGAAAAGTGATTGGTGAATGGGGAATCAGAAAGTGGTTGCAGTCAGACACAAAAACTTCACCAAAACGCACAAATGTACATATTGCAAGACAATCTTTGCGTTTAGCTCTACTAAAGCAACTCGGCGAACATAATGCAGTACAATGGGGACATCAGTTAATAGATTTTAAGAAATCTGAAGGTAATTGCATTAATTTAAATTTTAATGTAAATGGAGAGATAAAAAGCTTCAAGGCAGATCTTCTGGTTGGAGCTGACGGTATTCGCAGTTCGGTAAGAAGATTAATCATTGGTGAAGATATTACTCCCTTGCGTTACCTAGGCTGTATTGTGATATTAGGCATCTGTCCTTTGAGTGCTCTCAAAGGTATTAACAGCTCTTTATTAGACTCATCTACTGTATTTCAAACCGCCAATGGTAATGAGCGGATCTATATTATGCCTTATACCTCAGACTCAGTGATGTGGCAACTTAGCTTCCCGATACCAGAAAAAGAGGCCAAAACATTAAGTGCTAAAGGTCCTCAAGCATTAAAAAAAGAAGCATCTCGTCGAACTCAGTGGCACGATCCAATTCCTCAGATTATAGCAATGACTCAGGAAACTCAGATTTCTGGCTATCCTGTATATGACCGAGAATTACTCGACTCAAAATTATTAACGAAAGGAGGACAAGTGACTCTGATTGGAGACGCAGCTCACCCAATGAGCCCATTCAAAGGACAGGGGGCGAATCAAGCCCTGCTGGATGCACTCACGTTGGCCCGAGGAATCACAAGAGGATGTAGACCATTATCACAATGGAGAAAAGCTGGGATAAGAGAAAGTGTATTAACAGAGTTTGAATCAGAAATGCTAGAACGCAGTGCCATCAAAGTAAAAGATTCAGCCGATGCCGCACAGTTCCTACATTCTGAAATTGTCCTTCATGAGAGTGATGAACCGAGAGGACGATGTCTAAAGAAAA
- the porV gene encoding type IX secretion system outer membrane channel protein PorV: protein MKKTVLFIAILFAFNCAIAQENTITTAVPFLMVAADAKAAGMGDNGVASSADAFSQQWNPAKYAFSTDKQGFSLSYTPYLTDLANDISLGQITYYNRYDERSAFGASFRYFGLGDIELRQNPDPNDFLVVSPNEFAFDLSYSLKLSDVFSMAVAGRYINSNLKVATENNDASSASSFAVDIAGFYQSEEIAYADFNGRWRAGFNFQNMGPKMSYDNDDINNNFLPANMRLGGGFDFILDEYNKVAVNLEVTKLMVPTPQDPTDLNGNGIIDSDEEQKNRDDYKSIGWFSGMFQSFTDAPGGFSEELKEVTYSLGSEYVYQDAFSFRAGYFYENPNKGAREFFSLGAGFKYSSVKIDVSYLFSASKVQNPLENTLRFSLTFNFGEKYENY, encoded by the coding sequence ATGAAAAAAACTGTCCTATTTATTGCAATTTTATTTGCCTTTAATTGCGCCATTGCCCAGGAGAATACAATAACTACTGCGGTTCCTTTTCTAATGGTTGCTGCAGATGCTAAGGCTGCGGGTATGGGTGACAATGGTGTTGCTTCTTCTGCAGATGCTTTTTCTCAGCAATGGAATCCCGCAAAGTATGCTTTTTCAACTGATAAGCAAGGTTTCTCTTTGAGTTATACCCCATATTTGACTGATTTAGCAAATGATATTTCTTTAGGACAAATAACATATTATAATAGGTACGATGAACGAAGTGCTTTTGGTGCAAGTTTTCGTTATTTTGGGTTAGGGGATATTGAATTAAGACAAAATCCTGACCCGAATGACTTTTTGGTAGTTTCTCCAAACGAGTTTGCTTTTGATTTATCATATTCTTTGAAATTAAGTGATGTGTTCTCAATGGCTGTTGCTGGTCGTTATATAAATTCGAACCTGAAAGTAGCTACAGAAAATAATGACGCCTCTTCGGCAAGCAGTTTTGCAGTAGATATCGCTGGATTTTATCAATCTGAAGAAATTGCTTATGCAGACTTTAATGGTAGATGGAGAGCTGGATTTAACTTCCAGAACATGGGGCCTAAAATGAGTTATGATAACGATGATATAAATAATAACTTTTTGCCTGCTAATATGAGATTAGGTGGGGGATTTGATTTTATATTAGACGAATATAATAAGGTTGCCGTGAATTTGGAAGTAACTAAATTAATGGTTCCTACTCCGCAAGATCCAACTGATTTAAATGGGAATGGTATAATTGATTCTGATGAAGAACAAAAAAATAGAGACGATTATAAATCTATTGGATGGTTTTCGGGAATGTTTCAATCATTTACAGATGCGCCAGGAGGATTTAGTGAAGAATTAAAAGAGGTTACTTACTCTTTAGGGTCTGAATATGTGTATCAAGATGCATTTTCATTTCGTGCAGGATATTTTTATGAAAACCCTAATAAAGGAGCAAGGGAGTTTTTCTCTCTTGGGGCAGGATTTAAATATAGCTCTGTTAAAATAGATGTTTCTTACTTATTCTCTGCGTCTAAAGTACAAAATCCACTAGAAAATACTTTGCGCTTTTCTTTGACGTTTAACTTTGGAGAAAAATACGAAAATTATTAA